The Syntrophorhabdaceae bacterium genomic interval ATCTCGAGGAGGTTGCCCGCAAGAAATACGGGCTTGTTCGGGAAGGAGAGAGGTTATACAGGATTGAAAGATGAAATACGAAGGAGCAATTTACAGGCCGCCAAGCGAGGCGGACAGTTTGATATTACAGGTAACGATCGGCTGTTCTCACAATAAATGTACATTCTGCGGTTCTTTTAAAGATAAGAAATTCAGGGTCAGATCCTTTGAAGAGGTCAAAGAGGACGTTGAAGAGGCAAAGCAGTTTGCCCGTTATATACGGAAGGTCTTTATCGCCGACGGCGATGCGCTCATCATCCCGCAGAAAAGACTTGTCCCGATCATTCAGCTTATAAAAGATTCCTTCCCGCGCCTTGAGAGGATCGGCATCTACGGAAACACAAAATCGATCCTCAAAAAATCCGTTGAGGAATTAAAAACCTTAAAAGGGCTTGGTGTTGGGATTATATATCTGGGTGTAGAATCTGGCGACCAGGTTACCCTCGACAGGGTCTGCAAAGGAACGGTCCTCGACAAGACAGCGGAGGCATCCCGGAGGGTGAAGGACGCCGGCATTATCCTCTCCGTCACGGTCCTTCTCGGCCTGGGAGGGGTTGAGAGGAGCCGGATCCACGCTGAAGAGACGGGGAAATTCTTAAGCAGGATAGAACCCGACTACGCCGGGGCCCTGAGCGTTATCGTCGTCCCGGGCACTCCACTGGCCGAAGAGGTAAAGAAAGGCACATTCAAGGTTCCCGATCCGTACATGCTCCTGGAGGAACTGGCAACTATGATCAAAAACACCAATGTCACCCATACATACTTTGCCTCAAACCATGCCTCTAATTATCTCCCCGTGAAGGCATGGCTTCCGGAAGAAAAAGAGAAGACATTGAAGGCAATAGAGCACGTCCTTGAAAAGAGAGATCCGTCCCTTCTGAGGCCGGAATTTATGAGAGCTCTTTAGGTCATAATCTATGCATGCACGTGATCGCGAATCAGGATTTGTCGATGTGCCGGTAAGGGTGCGATATGCCGACACCGACAAGATGGGCATCGTCTATTATGGAAATTATCCGATCTTCTTCGAGATGGGAAGAAGTGAATATATGAGAGAGAAAGGCTTCACCTACAGGGAATTCGAGGACATGGGTTACTACCTTGTTGTGGTCGGCATGGAAGTGAAGTATTACAATACCGCCGCTTACGATGACCTCCTTATCGTGAAAACGAGAATATCGGAGTTGAAATCAAGGGGGCTTACGTTCCATTACATCATATACCATGACGGGAACCTCATTGTTGAAGGTAAAACAAGGCACGTTTGTCTCAATACAAACAAAAAACCTGTTCTTATCCCCCAGTATCTTTTCAATGTCCTGAGAGATGTCGACGCCAGGTAATATCCTTGTTATCCGGTTGAGCTCCCTCGGGGATGTACTGATGTGCATGCCTGCTGTAAAGGCCATAAGAGACCATTTTCCCGATGCGCGTATTACATGGCTTGTTGAAGGACCCGTTGGCGAGCTGCTTTCCTGCCAGACATTCATCGATAAGGTGATACAGTTTCCGAGGGGTCGCCTTCAGGATGGACTAAAGGCCGGGAACCCCTTCGGCGTCGCCCGTGAGATGAAAAGTTTTCTCGCGCGCCTGAGAAAGGACCACTATGATTGCATCATTGACTTTCACGGTATCATCAAGAGCGCGCTGATCGCTGCGTTCGCGCGGGGAGACAGGAAGATCGGCTTTAACGCCATGCATGCCAAGGAGAAGAGTCACCTCTTTTACGGGGAGCGCGTCCACGGCACAGACAGGAGAATGCACAAAGTGGACAAGAACATGCTCATGGCGCGCTATCTCGGGGCAGGCGATACCGTACCGGAGGTAATACTCAAGGCGCCTGATAGTGCCTATGTGTATATCGATACGTTTTTTCAGCAAACAGGCGCCCGGTCACCGGTATTTGCCATGAATCCTTTCTCCAGTAAGGGAACGGGTTTTAAGCGATGGCCGATAGAGCGGTATTCACGATTAATCGTGAGGGTAAAGGATTATATGGGCGCACAGACATTGATTCTCTGGGGTCCGGGAGAGAAAGAAGAAGCGGAACGGCTTAAGGCGATGGCCGGAGAGAGTGCCTTTTTGGCTTGCCCCACAAATATCCCCCAGCTTTACGCGCTGCTCGAAAAGGTCGATATGTATGTAGGCGGCGATACCGGTGTCATGCACCTTGCTTCCGCAGCACAGACACCGGTGGTGGCGATCTTCGGACCGACAGATGTTAAGGTAAACGCACCTTATGGGCTGAACAATATTATNNNNNNNNNNNNNNNNNNNNNNNNNNNNNNNNNNNNNNNNNNNNNNNNNNNNNNNNNNNNNNNNNNNNNNNNNNNNNNNNNNNNNNNNNNNNNNNNNNNNCACCTTCTCAATATCAACGAAAAGCTGGGCTATCCCCTTGACCTTGAAAGGATAAAAAAGGACATCCTTTCAATAGGACCTGACATAATAGGCTTTTCGGTTCTCACAAACCAATACAAGTATGCCCTTGAGATAGCCCGCAGCATAAAGGAATATCTCAATGTCCCTATCATCTTCGGCGGGATCCACCCTACCATGGATCCTGCGGGGACCCTGTCAGAGGACTGCATAGACTATATATGCGTTGGTGAAGGAGAAGAGGCCTTCCTGGAACTCATGCAGCAGGGTAATCCAAAGGGGGTAAAGAACATAGGCTATAAGGAAAAAGGCAGACCGGTTGTAGAACCCCTCCGGCCCTATACGGACATTACTAAACTTCCTTTTAAGGATTATGAGATCTTCGACTTCCAGCGCATGATCGATGCCAAGGATGGCTGGGTTGGCCTGACAGCATCCAGGGGATGTCCCTTCAGGTGCACCTATTGTCTCAATCACAAGATCATGGGGCTTTACAAGGACCACGGGCATCCCCCGAGACAGTATCTGCGCCGGCATACCGTCGATGAAATGATATACGAGATTGAATATCTTATCAGTCATTATAAAGGGATCAGGATGTTTATCTTTGACGATGATATCTTCACCTTCGACAAAAAGTGGCTTCGTGAGTTTACCGAACGCTATAAAACAATCACCGACATAAGCTTCGTCTGTAATGCCCACGCAAGGGTCTTTGATGAGGAAACGGCGAGGAACCTCAAAGAGGCCGGATGCAGGATCGTAAAGTTTGGTCTTGAAAGCGGCAGCAACAGGATACGGAGGGACGTGTTGCACCGGTACATGTCGAATAAAGATATCGAGCATGCCTTTGATGTGGCGCACAGGGTCGGACTCCACACCTCGGCCTTTGTTATGGTAGGAATGCCGCATGAAACACGGACGGACATCATGGAGACAGTGGAGCTCCTCGCCAGGATCCAACCGGGCAGATTCCGCTGGTCATTGTTCTTTCCCTTTGTCGGCACGAAGGCATACGGTATTGCCGAGCAGTCGGGGCAGATAGATTTTGAAAAGATGCTTCATCTCGATAATTTTACCGATGAGACCTGCATGGTTCTTGGGAATGACGTGGACCTTCTCGTTGACAAAGTAAAAACGATGTTCTGTACATTTGTGAACGGCTATGCGAATATAGACAAGAGATATACGGAACTGGTAAGGCTTGTCGAAGAGGCGAACGAGAAGACCTGGCAGCAGGAAAAGGATCGTTTCCTGAAAAACGAGGATGAGATCAACAAAGAGGCAGACAGAAAAGGCAAGACTCATTATGCGGTTAAATACAATCCCTTCATGGGCGTGAGAAGTGACTGGAAGGACGATAATATACCTACCTAACTGGCTCGGGGATATGGTAATGGCTGTGCCATTTCTCCATGCGCTGAGGGCCTATGTCTACGGAGAGGTATGGGCCGTAGGAAAAAGCAGTGCGATCCATATCTATAACGGCCTCAATCTTTTCGATAGATTCATCACCGTTGACGACAAGGGCATTATCCCGTTTCTTGATACGGTGAGTATTTTAAAGAAGGTTAAATTCAAGAGGGGGATAGTCCTCCCCCATTCTTTCCGCTCAGCCCTGCTTTTTTATACACTGCTTTTGCGCGAGAGGATCGGTTATGCCCGCAACAAACGGGGGTTCATGCTTAACAGGAAGGTTCGGGAAGGGAACGAAACCGAACCCACCGTCGAGCATTACCTCAGGATCATCGATATCCTTGGCGGGAAAAGGTCCCTTGATGCCCCTATCCTCCTGGTTACCGAGGATGAGGAACAGAAATTCGACAAGAAGTTTACTGATGTCAGCAAACCCTATGCGGTCTTTGTTGCGGGCGCCCAGTATGGTCCGTCAAAGTGCTGGCCGGCCTATTATTTTTCTGAGCTTGCCGATATGATTGTGAAACAGTATGGCATGAAGGTATACATACTGCCCGGAAAGGGTGAGGAAGAGGTAGCCAATACGGTCCTTGCCGGCGTTACAGAGAAAAACCGCGTAGAAGTGAAATTGATGAACGTGAGGGAGCTGAAGGTATGCATCTCAAGGGCATCCTTTGTCGTGAGCAACGATACGGGGCCCCGTCACCTCTCTGCCGCACTCTCAAGACCGACTATCGTTCTTCTGGGACCCATGGATGACCGCTACACAAGTTATCCGAGTTCATGGACCCATCCATTATGGAAGGATGTCCCCTGCAGGCCCTGTAACAAAAAACACTGTGACAGGGAGCATGAATGTCTTGTACAGATAACACCAAAGGAAGTCTTTGCAAAGGTGGAGGAGATCATTGAAAAGAGAACATAGAGAGAAGGACACGTTGAGCGAAGTTATAGGGCGTTTCGAGGGAAAAAAGATTTGCGTGGTGGGCGATATCATCGCCGATGTATACATCTTCGGAAAGCCATACAGGCTCTCGCGAGAGGCGCCGGTGGTTGTTGTGAAGTTTGAAGAATCAAAGGTATACCCGGGCAGCGCGGGCAACACGATCAGTAACCTTCTCGCCCTTGGGGCACACGTCTATCCTCTGGGTTTTATAGGAAACGATAATGCGGGCAAGAAGCTCATGCAATACTTTTCTCAGCATAAAAATATTGATATCAATGGATTCATCAGGCATGACGGCGAGACAGTAACAAAGACCAGGATCCTTGCCGGCGATACCCATACATCGAAACAACAGGTGATACGGATCGACAAAGACAGCAACAGGCCGGTATCCCCGTCAGAAAAAACGATACTCATGAAAAAACTGAAAGCAATAGCTTCCCTCGCTGACGCCTTCATTGTCTCAGATTACGGCCATGGAACAATTGACAAAGACATTATCGATTTTATGAGAAACACGGCGAAAAGGAAGGTTGTTGTCGGTGATTCACGGTACGGACTGGAGGAGCTCAAGGGTTTTACGATCATTACACCCAATGAATCGGAGGCATACCATCTGAGTAATCTCGATGCAGATCATGACATAAACACAGTGGGAAAGAAGATCATGGGGCGGATGAAATTAAAGGCCCTTCTCATAACCCGCGGCAACAAAGGNNNNNNNNNNNNNNNNNNNNNNNNNNNNNNNNNNNNNNNNNNNNNNNNNNNNNNNNNNNNNNNNNNNNNNNNNNNNNNNNNNNNNNNNNNNNNNNNNNNNGGAGAAACAAAAAGGAAAGAAGGTCGTCTTCGGGAACGGGTGCTTCGACATCCTTCACGTGGGGCATATCCGGTATCTGAAAGGGGCGAAGGCGATTGGGGACATTCTTATCGTTGCCGTCAATGACGATTCGTCGGTTACGGGCCTGGGGAAAAGGAAGAAGGTGGTGACACCGGTAAAGGAACGGGCGGAGATTATCGCAGCGATCGATTGCGTTGACTATGTGATCATATTCAGCGATCCTACCGTTGAAAACCTTCTCCGCACATTACAGCCCCACGTCCATGCAAAGGGGACGGATTACACTGAAGAGAATGTCCCGGAAAGGGCCATCGTTCAGTCCTACGGCGGGAAGGTGGCCATCGTCGGCGATCCGAAAGACCATTCAACAAGGGACCTTATCAAAACCATCAAAGAACTTTCTTAGCGCAATAGAAAGCGGCTCATAGTTCATAGCTGATAGCTCATAGCAAATCCTAAATTCCAATTTCTAAATCCTAAACAAATTCGAATGTTCCAAATTCAAAACAGTTAAACAAAATAACCTCGTCATTGCGAGCCCGCAGGGCGTGGCAATCCCATCTTTTGAGATCGCCACGTCGCTCCGCTCCTCGCGATGACAACACATTTTGAACATTTGATATTTGAATTCTGATATTGTTTAGTGCTTCATGCTTCGATATTAGGATTTTGTATTCTGTTATTGCCATGAGCCATGAACTATGAGCCGCCTTTCATCCGGAGCGGAATGAGCGTGTTTGCGAATAGGAATCTATAGCGAGTGCGCGAGCGAGAGGGGGTGGCTCCGGCAGCTTTGCTGCTGGAGGGGGCGACGTGAGCCCCCTTAATTTGCGGTATGTTGATGAAACCCTATGTATTTATCCCTGATCTTGTTTTTGATCTTTAATACCATAACGTGCGATATGCCAAGTCTGCTTCCTATTTCCCGCATCGACATCCCTTCCAAAAAACAAGACAGGACTTCACACTCCCGGTTCGAGAGACATTTTTCTTCCAGCGACTCTACTTCTAACTTGCCTTCGATATAGTCCAGGGTTTTGATGTTTTCAGATATGAGGAAATCTTCAATACATATGCCTTCTTCCCCGACAGGATTGCTCAGGCTGAAGAAAATACCATGCTCCCTGACCTTCCTGAGATAATTCTTTAAATGATAATAACATCCCTGGAGGATATAGCTGTCTGTCTTGTCATCGATGGAACCTTTGTTATGAGCGATCCAGAGATGGAACAGGGCCTCCTGGTAGAGGTCGTCATCGTCAAAAAAGGAATGGTGTCCATTCAGTTTTTTTGTGATCCTCTTCAATGTGGGCGATAATCTCCTGACAACACCTTCAAAGTCCATCATTTTCCCCGGTACTGATTTGTTATGGGCATTCTCCTGTCTTTACCGAATGCCTTCGGCGTGATCTTAATGCCCGGAGGAGACTGACGTCGTTTATATTCACTTACTTCAACCATGTGCAATACCTTTTTCACTGCTGCCCGTGATAGTTCACGTGAAGTGATTGTATTGAGATCCCCGTCCTCTTCGATGTAATCCTTCAGTACAGGATCGAGGTGCTCGTATGGCGGCAGCGTATCCCTGTCTCTTTGGTCCGGTTTCAATTCCGCCGTAGGTTCTTTGGTTAAAACCCTCGCAGGTATAACACGGCCCAGAGAATTTCTGTATTGAGACAATCGATAGACCAGAGTTTTCGGCACATCCTTGATCACAGCGAAACCACCGGCCATATCCCCGTAGAGCGTTGCATACCCCACGCTCATTTCCGACTTGTTCCCGGTAGTCAAAACGAGCCAGCCAAATTTGTTCGAGAGGGCCATCAGGAGATTTCCGCGAATTCGCGCCTGAATATTTTCTTCGGTAATATCTTCCTGAAAACCTGAAAATGCCGGCTGCAACGTGGAGAGATACGCCTGGTAGATAGCATGTATGGGAATGGTAAGCAGCCTGATACCGAGGTTTTTTACCAGCTCCTTTGTATCAACCCCGGATTCTTTTGATGTATAACGGAACGGCATGAATACACCGATGACGTTGTCGCTGCCAAGACTATCGACTGCCAGGGCGGCTACGATGGAAGAATCGATGCCGCCGGAGAGACCGATCACGGTCTTTTGAAAACCATTCTTTACTACATAATCGTGGAGGCCCAGCTTCAGGGCTTCATAGACCTCAGCAACCGGTTCCAATGGCTTCCTTTCGGGCGATGACAGGCGTGGCCTTCCCCCTGGCAACACCTTGTCCCGGATAGTGACGACTTGCGCAAAATTACCGGTACGTGCCCGCGGTGATCCTTTTGTCTTTTGTCTAAGCTCCTTGAGCGGTATATCCAGCACGAGCAGGTCCTCGCGGAAGGCATCTGCCTTGGCTATGATCCGACCCTTTTTATCCATTACAAAACTCTGTCCGTCGAACACCAGTTCGTCCTGTCCGCCTACCATGTTCGCATAGGAGATGAAAACGCCGTTTTCCCGCACACGGTTTTTCGAGATCTCGGCACGGACATTGATCTTCCCTGCATGGTACGGAGAGGCATTGATGTTGCATATCAACGCAGCCCCTGTCCGGGCCATTATTCCTGATGGCCCTTCCCTGTGCCAGATATCTTCACAGATGCTTACACCGAAGATGACCTCACCGTATCTGAATACCAAAGGCTTGCTCCCTTGCTCAAAATACCGTTTTTCGTCAAAAACACCATAATTGGGCAGGAGTGTTTTATGGTAGATGCCTTTTATCTTCCGTTTGTAGATAACGGCCGCGGCGTTGTAGAGATGTCCCCCCTGCCTGTTGACGAAGCCGACTACTACTGCGATATCGCCGACAGCCTCTGTCAATCCGCCCAATGCCTTGAGGTTTTCATCAATAAAACTCCCTTTCAGGAGGAGGTCCTCTGGTGGATAGCCGGTGATCGCAAGCTCGGGGAATGTGACAATATCAACCCTCAGGGCGCTTGCCTTTTCTATGTATTCAACAATCCTGGCGCAGTTGCCTTTTATATTGCCGACAACGCAGTTAACCTGTCCGATAGCTATTCTCAGTTCATCCATACTGTTCACCACCCATAGAAATAGAAAAGGCATCTCAAACCACCATGGTGATTTGGACGCCCTTGTCCGTCTAATCGTTTTTGTGAGTTTTTAGCGCCCTTCGCTAATAACTCTTCCTTTGTCGTGAAAATATAGTAATTTTTTTTTTCACCCTTGTCAAGTTCTTTTCTTGAGATCGGAGGTCAGTATAATGGCATCGGCGATCTCTTTCATGGTCTTTCTCATATCCATGCTTTTCTTATGGATCTTTTTATATGACTCGTCCTCTGTGAGCCCGAGTTC includes:
- a CDS encoding radical SAM protein, with the protein product MKYEGAIYRPPSEADSLILQVTIGCSHNKCTFCGSFKDKKFRVRSFEEVKEDVEEAKQFARYIRKVFIADGDALIIPQKRLVPIIQLIKDSFPRLERIGIYGNTKSILKKSVEELKTLKGLGVGIIYLGVESGDQVTLDRVCKGTVLDKTAEASRRVKDAGIILSVTVLLGLGGVERSRIHAEETGKFLSRIEPDYAGALSVIVVPGTPLAEEVKKGTFKVPDPYMLLEELATMIKNTNVTHTYFASNHASNYLPVKAWLPEEKEKTLKAIEHVLEKRDPSLLRPEFMRAL
- a CDS encoding radical SAM protein, with translation HLLNINEKLGYPLDLERIKKDILSIGPDIIGFSVLTNQYKYALEIARSIKEYLNVPIIFGGIHPTMDPAGTLSEDCIDYICVGEGEEAFLELMQQGNPKGVKNIGYKEKGRPVVEPLRPYTDITKLPFKDYEIFDFQRMIDAKDGWVGLTASRGCPFRCTYCLNHKIMGLYKDHGHPPRQYLRRHTVDEMIYEIEYLISHYKGIRMFIFDDDIFTFDKKWLREFTERYKTITDISFVCNAHARVFDEETARNLKEAGCRIVKFGLESGSNRIRRDVLHRYMSNKDIEHAFDVAHRVGLHTSAFVMVGMPHETRTDIMETVELLARIQPGRFRWSLFFPFVGTKAYGIAEQSGQIDFEKMLHLDNFTDETCMVLGNDVDLLVDKVKTMFCTFVNGYANIDKRYTELVRLVEEANEKTWQQEKDRFLKNEDEINKEADRKGKTHYAVKYNPFMGVRSDWKDDNIPT
- a CDS encoding thioesterase family protein yields the protein MHARDRESGFVDVPVRVRYADTDKMGIVYYGNYPIFFEMGRSEYMREKGFTYREFEDMGYYLVVVGMEVKYYNTAAYDDLLIVKTRISELKSRGLTFHYIIYHDGNLIVEGKTRHVCLNTNKKPVLIPQYLFNVLRDVDAR
- a CDS encoding adenylyltransferase/cytidyltransferase family protein produces the protein EKQKGKKVVFGNGCFDILHVGHIRYLKGAKAIGDILIVAVNDDSSVTGLGKRKKVVTPVKERAEIIAAIDCVDYVIIFSDPTVENLLRTLQPHVHAKGTDYTEENVPERAIVQSYGGKVAIVGDPKDHSTRDLIKTIKELS
- a CDS encoding NAD+ synthase — encoded protein: MDELRIAIGQVNCVVGNIKGNCARIVEYIEKASALRVDIVTFPELAITGYPPEDLLLKGSFIDENLKALGGLTEAVGDIAVVVGFVNRQGGHLYNAAAVIYKRKIKGIYHKTLLPNYGVFDEKRYFEQGSKPLVFRYGEVIFGVSICEDIWHREGPSGIMARTGAALICNINASPYHAGKINVRAEISKNRVRENGVFISYANMVGGQDELVFDGQSFVMDKKGRIIAKADAFREDLLVLDIPLKELRQKTKGSPRARTGNFAQVVTIRDKVLPGGRPRLSSPERKPLEPVAEVYEALKLGLHDYVVKNGFQKTVIGLSGGIDSSIVAALAVDSLGSDNVIGVFMPFRYTSKESGVDTKELVKNLGIRLLTIPIHAIYQAYLSTLQPAFSGFQEDITEENIQARIRGNLLMALSNKFGWLVLTTGNKSEMSVGYATLYGDMAGGFAVIKDVPKTLVYRLSQYRNSLGRVIPARVLTKEPTAELKPDQRDRDTLPPYEHLDPVLKDYIEEDGDLNTITSRELSRAAVKKVLHMVEVSEYKRRQSPPGIKITPKAFGKDRRMPITNQYRGK
- a CDS encoding PfkB family carbohydrate kinase, with the protein product MKREHREKDTLSEVIGRFEGKKICVVGDIIADVYIFGKPYRLSREAPVVVVKFEESKVYPGSAGNTISNLLALGAHVYPLGFIGNDNAGKKLMQYFSQHKNIDINGFIRHDGETVTKTRILAGDTHTSKQQVIRIDKDSNRPVSPSEKTILMKKLKAIASLADAFIVSDYGHGTIDKDIIDFMRNTAKRKVVVGDSRYGLEELKGFTIITPNESEAYHLSNLDADHDINTVGKKIMGRMKLKALLITRGNKG
- the waaF gene encoding lipopolysaccharide heptosyltransferase II translates to MAVPFLHALRAYVYGEVWAVGKSSAIHIYNGLNLFDRFITVDDKGIIPFLDTVSILKKVKFKRGIVLPHSFRSALLFYTLLLRERIGYARNKRGFMLNRKVREGNETEPTVEHYLRIIDILGGKRSLDAPILLVTEDEEQKFDKKFTDVSKPYAVFVAGAQYGPSKCWPAYYFSELADMIVKQYGMKVYILPGKGEEEVANTVLAGVTEKNRVEVKLMNVRELKVCISRASFVVSNDTGPRHLSAALSRPTIVLLGPMDDRYTSYPSSWTHPLWKDVPCRPCNKKHCDREHECLVQITPKEVFAKVEEIIEKRT
- a CDS encoding glycosyltransferase family 9 protein; the protein is MPAVKAIRDHFPDARITWLVEGPVGELLSCQTFIDKVIQFPRGRLQDGLKAGNPFGVAREMKSFLARLRKDHYDCIIDFHGIIKSALIAAFARGDRKIGFNAMHAKEKSHLFYGERVHGTDRRMHKVDKNMLMARYLGAGDTVPEVILKAPDSAYVYIDTFFQQTGARSPVFAMNPFSSKGTGFKRWPIERYSRLIVRVKDYMGAQTLILWGPGEKEEAERLKAMAGESAFLACPTNIPQLYALLEKVDMYVGGDTGVMHLASAAQTPVVAIFGPTDVKVNAPYGLNNI
- a CDS encoding sigma-70 family RNA polymerase sigma factor, which encodes MMDFEGVVRRLSPTLKRITKKLNGHHSFFDDDDLYQEALFHLWIAHNKGSIDDKTDSYILQGCYYHLKNYLRKVREHGIFFSLSNPVGEEGICIEDFLISENIKTLDYIEGKLEVESLEEKCLSNRECEVLSCFLEGMSMREIGSRLGISHVMVLKIKNKIRDKYIGFHQHTAN